ACCGTATTCTCATTTATGATGATAAAATAAAAATAGAGTGGAGCTTCATCTAGCTCCACTTCTTCCTTTTTAGGCAACAACAACACTCCACATGTGCAGTATGAGGAAACATATCCACTGGTTGGACCCACTTCGGTTCATAACCCAGTTCCTGTAATCGGGCCAAATCCCGGGCCAGGGTAGCCACATCACAGGCTACATAAACAATTCTTTCCGGTTTCATACCCGCCATGGCTTGTAGAGCAGGAAGCTCCACCCCGGCTCGTGGGGGGTCCACCACAATCACCTGGGCCCGGTAACCTTCCCGCTCCCATTCCGGTAAAATCTTCTCTGCCAATCCCACTCTAAAACTGGCATTGGTTATCCTGTTAATGGTCGCATTCACCCGGGCGGCAGCAATGGCTTCAGCCACTACCTCTACTCCGCGAACCTCGGCAGCCTGCCGGGCCATTAGCAGAGCAATAGATCCCACACCGCAATAAGCATCAATAACTTTTTCTCCTCCGCTGAGAGCTGCTGCCCCGGCTGCCTGCTGATAAAGGACCTCTGTCTGCCGTGGGTTTACCTGCAGGAAAGCTGCCAGGGAAACCTGAAATTTTAAACCCAGTATCTCTTCCTCAATAAAGCCAGGTCCTGCCAGTGTTTGGTTTTCTCTGCCTAATATCTCGCGCGTTTTTTGCTGATTAATGTTCCAAACAACAGTAGTGACACCCTCCTCCCCTAGTAATTTGGAGGCCAGTTCCATTAATCTTCGCTTCAAGCTAACCTCAGGAACAGTTACCAGGCCCACCATAACCTGCCCTGTAACTGTTTGCCGTAAAATAATATGTCTCAGCTGCCCGGTATGGTTACGCCAATCATAAGGCAGGATATTAATCTCATTCAGGAGATGCTCTATTTTATTCTTAAGCTGATTTAGTCGGAGTGGTAATAGCAGACAGTAATCAATGGGAATTATTTGCTGGCCCCCGCGCTGGAAAAAACCCAGCCTTAACCTGCGATTTACTTTAGTTACATGCCAGACAACCTTATTGCGATACTGCCAGGGCTCTACCATGCCCAGTACTGACCTGACCTCAACTTTTCCCAGATCTAATTTACCAATCCGTTTCAGGGTATTCTGTACCAGTTCTCTTTTTACTGCCAGCTGAGCTGAATAAGCCAGTTGCTGCAACTGACAACCCCCGCACTGTTCAAAGTAAGGGCAATGGGGCTGGCAGCGTTCAGCCGATGGTACATGAAGATTTATTATGCGAGCCCGGGCCCAGCTCTTTTTTTCTTCTGTTACTTCAATTTCTACTTCCTCTCCTGGCAGGGCTCCTGGTACAAAATAAACCTTGCCTGCCAGGCGTCCTACTCCTTCGCCTTGAT
The sequence above is drawn from the Carboxydocella sporoproducens DSM 16521 genome and encodes:
- the rlmD gene encoding 23S rRNA (uracil(1939)-C(5))-methyltransferase RlmD, with the protein product MKLIITDINHQGEGVGRLAGKVYFVPGALPGEEVEIEVTEEKKSWARARIINLHVPSAERCQPHCPYFEQCGGCQLQQLAYSAQLAVKRELVQNTLKRIGKLDLGKVEVRSVLGMVEPWQYRNKVVWHVTKVNRRLRLGFFQRGGQQIIPIDYCLLLPLRLNQLKNKIEHLLNEINILPYDWRNHTGQLRHIILRQTVTGQVMVGLVTVPEVSLKRRLMELASKLLGEEGVTTVVWNINQQKTREILGRENQTLAGPGFIEEEILGLKFQVSLAAFLQVNPRQTEVLYQQAAGAAALSGGEKVIDAYCGVGSIALLMARQAAEVRGVEVVAEAIAAARVNATINRITNASFRVGLAEKILPEWEREGYRAQVIVVDPPRAGVELPALQAMAGMKPERIVYVACDVATLARDLARLQELGYEPKWVQPVDMFPHTAHVECCCCLKRKKWS